One genomic region from Desulfuromonas sp. TF encodes:
- the rpsP gene encoding 30S ribosomal protein S16: MSVKIRLARGGAKKKPFYQVVVADERYPRDGRFIENLGQYDPKQDPPMVALQEERTLEWLRKGAQPTDTVRQLLRKQGIWAKFKQPAGV, from the coding sequence ATGTCCGTTAAAATCAGGCTGGCCCGCGGCGGCGCCAAGAAGAAACCTTTCTATCAGGTCGTGGTTGCCGACGAGCGTTATCCCCGTGATGGCCGCTTCATCGAAAATCTGGGACAGTACGACCCCAAGCAGGATCCTCCCATGGTTGCATTGCAGGAAGAGCGGACCCTCGAATGGCTGCGCAAGGGAGCCCAACCCACCGATACCGTGCGGCAACTGCTGCGCAAACAGGGAATCTGGGCCAAGTTCAAACAGCC